Below is a genomic region from [Chlorobium] sp. 445.
TGCGCATCGAAGAGCAAGTCTTCATTGCTGATAGATGCATTATTGGCGATGGGGCGACCATCAAATCCTCAATTAAAATCTGGCCCGAAAAAGAAATTGAAGCTGGCGCCATTCTGACGCAAAGTTTGATTTGGGAATCCAAGTGGTCTCGAGAACTTTTCACGGCATCGCGTATCACAGGATTAGCTAATATTGAAATTAGCCCAGAATTTGCGGCAAAGGTCGGGGCGGCGTTTGGCACAATTTTGCCAGAAGGCTCAACGGTCAGCGTGAGCCGCGATGTCGACAATGTCTCACGCATGGTCAATCGCGCATTGATTTCGGGCTTGCTCTCGGCAGGCATCTCCGTCAATGACTTACAAGCTACACCGATTCCGATTACACGCCATCGCTTAAAAAACAGTACCGAGTTTGGCGGTGTGCATGTGCGTAAATCACCCTTCGACAAAAAACTCTGCGACCTTATCTTTTTTGACAAAGGTGGAAGAGATTTACCGCCTGCTAAAACTAAAAGCATCGAGCGCAATTTCTTTGGGGAAGACTATCGACGCGCTGCATACGAGAAGGTTGGCACACTGAATTTTCCCGAACGCGCTTTAGAGAGTTACACCGATAGTTTTCTCAAATGCATTGATGTCGAGGCTATCAAGAAAGCGCGATTGCGTGTGGCGATTGATTATTCATACGGCGCTGCAGCTGCACTTTTTCCGAGCATCGTAGGCAATTTGGGGGTCGATATCATCTCACTCAATGCCTTCCTCGATCCAAGCAAATTCACGCGCACCGCAGAAGAATTCTTTGCTGCTGCCGAGCGACTCTCCGAAGTCGTCGTTTCACTTGGCTATGACATCGGCTTTATGCTCGATGGCGGCGCAGAGCGTATCCATGTCTCTGATGAAAAGGGCAACTTCTTGGAGCATCAACGCTTGCTCACTCTGATTACATATCTCTATCTTGAAGTCTATCCTGAAACCAAGAAAATCGCTGTGCCAATTACAGCATCCATGGAAGTCGACGATATTTGCCGTGAGCGCAATGTGCAGGTGGTGCGCACCGGCGATAGCCACTCCGAACTGATGCGTGCTGTAGCTGCAGATCCAGAAATCGGCTTCGTTGGCGGCACGAAAGGCGGGTTTATTTTCCCGAAATTTCTCTTTGCCGTCGATGGCATGTTTTCAGCCGCAAAAATTATGGAGCTAATTGTCAAATCCAAGACACGCATTGGTGAGCTTTCAGCACGCATGCCCGAGCGATACTTCCTTGTCAAACGCAATGTCGCCTGCCCCAAAGATTTGAAAGGCAAAGTGATGCGCAAAATCATGGAAGATACTGCCGAACACTACCGCGTGCTGATTGATGGCGTCAAAATCATTTACGACAACGAAACATCGCTGCTGCTTCTGCCCGACCGTGAGCGCGATATTTTTCATGTCAATGCTGAATCGCGCACCAAGAGCCGTGCGACACGCCTTGTGAGCGAATATGAAAAGAAACTTAATGAGTGGATTGCAGAATAATGCCTCACTCACATTGTTTCAGCGGCGAATCACTGCAATTTTAGCCACCGCACTTTGACGACCATCTTCGCTAATTGCCACAGCAAGGTAGATGCCTGAGGCGACAGGATTGCCATTTTTATCTTTGCCATCCCACTCGACCAGACTGCCGCCCGATGGCGGCAGTTCCCGCACCAGTGCCCCAGTCAGCGTGACAATGCGCACAGACGCATTGCGCGTCAAGCCGTTGATAATTAGTCGCGCTGTGGCTGGCACACGAAATGGATTCGGATACACTTTGAGGGTCGTAAAAGAGGCTTGAGGCTCAACGGCCTCGGTCGTGAGCACCGATAACCCTCGATCTGTTCCAAAATACATTTTGCCCGTTTTGCGTTCGTAAGCAATAGCACGCACATTGTTGGACAGCAACGGTGAGTTTTCTGTAGTGAAACGCTGCACAATGCTATCACCACTGGCACTGACTACCCATACCCCATTTTGTGAGCCAAACCATTTGCGATTCAAGGCATCAATAGCGAGCGATGAGAGAAATTCATTGCGCAAATCAAATACGGGCGTTGCATTCGGCACACGCGGATTAAATACCGTTTGCGGCTCAAAGAAATACGCTGCACCACGGTCTGTTGCTAGCCATACGCTTCCGTCGTTATCGAATTGAATGTCATTGACTTTTGGATTGGGCAGGCGTCCAAAGCCTTGCCGCTCATCAAGCAGCACGTAACGGTCATCGCGCGGATCGGTAAGTGTACCATTGTCGTCGAAGACCACCAGTCCGCGACCTGTTACTCCATCTTCACTTTGCACAGCAATCCACTTGTAACCGTTTGGATCAACAGCAATGCGCAGCGCTGTCAAGTTTGGTGGAAATTCACGCCCAAAGCCCAATCCGCTTGAGCCAAAACGCAGGATATTACCATTTGGAAGATAGGCGTAGATAGGATTTTGCGCCGTCAGAAAATTTGCAATCCAGACCACCTCATTTTGGTCTTTTGCCAAAGACGGCAGCACCACAAAGTTTTCAGATTGACGAATGCCAATGAATGGAGAATTGGAGCGGTTGAGTACACGCAGGCTATCGCGCGCCGTAAACTCAAACAAGCCACCGCCCCATGTGCCCAGCAGTGTGGTCTTGCCTCGCGAGACCAAAGCACTAAACTGACTTACAGGTGCAGTGCCCGGCGACGGGACATTTTCAAAATTGCGCCATGTGCCGTTTTCTAATCGGTAAAAGCCTTGTGCGCCGCTGTTGCGTTGCGATGAACTGCCCCAGAGTCGCCCTTGCGCATCGAGTTGAACACACTCAAAACTATTTGAGAGCGGTGAATTAGGCATGATTGCTGTGAGCGTTGTACCCACGCGCAGCAACGATTGCCGACGGTCAGCAATGAAAATCTCTCCTGCATCATCGATTGCTACAGCGTACGCATCAGCGAAGTTACCTGTACGGCGTACCAGCGAGCCATCATTGCGGCGCGTAATTAATTCATCTGCTGTAAGCACAAGCAACGCTGTGCGATTGGTCGCCAGTGCAATGATGTTTTTTTGCGCAAAGGCACTATCGCGTTCAAGTCCTGCTGCCTCAAGGCGGAACACTCCCTCGGGGGTCGCTACGAATATCTTGCCAGCATGAAGCGCCAAGGCATTGGTCCCCCCTCGCACAGCGAACGATTCCCATTCTGTTGGGGCATTGAGGTTCGTTGAGCTAAGACGCGCACGCGCAACACCTAACGCCGTTGCCACGATAATATGATTTTGCGCTATGACCACATCGCGTACAGCTGTGCCGCTTGCAAATGCACCAAAGCGAATGTAGCTGGCACGAAACTCACGTCGTGATGCAATGAAGAGCGAGAGCCCAAAATCATTAGCGACATAGAGCGAATCACCATGCACGAAAAATTTTCTAATCGTGCGGTTTGCAAATTGTGTAACGCGAAAGAGTTCTAGCGATGTCGCAAATTGTCCTGTCTCCAAAGCAAAGGCACTCAGTGCGCCACTTTCGTAGCCAATCCACAAGCGATTGCGTATGCTGTCATAAGCTAGTGCACTAATGCGCGTCTCAAATAAGCCCTCAATGTTGGTGAAGGTACGCAGCGTACCGGTTTCGCGATTGAAGTGATACAGGCCGCCATCGGTGCCGACCCATACTGCACGCGCACGCTCCAATGCCAAAGATGAAGCACGACGAAATGATGTATAATTCTGCCAAGTTCCCACACTTTGTGCCAACAGCGATGGTGAGACCAGCAAGGCTATCAAAACAAGGTACAGCACCAGGTGCAAATTCAAGCTCGAAAAAGTTGTGGTTGCACAGATGATTTTGGCGTATTTTTGCAAAATTAAGACTTCGTTCGTCTAAACTTTATGGAAAAGATTGTCTCCTTGCAAAGCAAACACCAGCAATGCCTTGTTCCGAAAATTTTCGCTGACGATCGGTCTCTTTTAGCCGTACAAAGTTTGCGTCATGGTGGTGTAAGTATGCCGCCGTTTGATTCACTTAACTTGGGTTTGTCGTCTGGGGATCAGCAAGAGTGTGTGCTGCGCAATCGAGAAATTTTTTTATGCTGCGCTTGATATTCCCCCAGCACGTGTTGCGCTTGCGCACCAAACACACAGCGATCACATCTTGCGCGTCGATGAACCCGGTCGGTATAGCGATTTTGATGCTCTTATGACGAATCGCCGAAATCTGTTCATTGCTATCTCTGTGGCAGATTGCACCCCAATTTTGATTTACGACCGCACGCATAAGGCAGTAGCCGCTGTGCATTCAGGCTGGCGTGGCACTGCGCAACATATTCTCTACAAAACGTTACTTGCTATGCAGGAAGCCTTTGGCACAACGGCGAAAGATTGTTATGCCTATATCGGCGCATGCATCAGCGCTGATGTGTATGCTGTAGATGCTGACGTGGCACGGCACTTTGAGCCTGTATTCACCGTCTATGATAGCGCTGCGCGCAAGTTTTTCTTAGACTTGAAAGCCGCAAATCTTCATCAACTGCATCAATTTGGACTCTGCGATGAGCAAATCGAAGTCTCTCCGCATTGCACCTATCGTGAGCGTGAGCACTTCTTTTCATATCGACGCGCCGTACACGAAACCAACGGAAAGACAGGACGCATGCAGGCGCTTATTGGGTTGCGATAGGGTCTTCTAAAAACTGAGTATCGCACTTTACAACATAAAAACTTATCACAATGCACCACAGACACTTCAAGCTGTTTTTGCTGCTTGCACTCATTTCAAGTTCCCTTTGCTTTTCAACGCCTACGCAGGCACAGTCACTCTTTTTGCGAAAAACCATGATTGCAGGTGTCGGCATCGGTCTCGATGGATTTGGCGGCTTACCAATTATAGGACAATTAGAGTTTGGTGTTGGTCCAAAGGTTGGCATTGGTCGCTTTGGCGCTGGCGCGCTGGCAGGAATTTACTTTGACCCCAACGCCACTTTCGTTGTGGTCGGCGGACAAGGCAACTATCACTTCGATATTCCTAGTGTGCCTGAGCTGGATATTTATGCAGGACTGAATCTCCTCATTGGTTTTTCTGGCAGCAGGTTTGCAGGCAGAAGAGTTGAAGGCTCCTCAACCGGCGTTGGTCTTGGCTTGAATGCAGGTGTGCGGTACTTCTTTACACCGTCCGTAGCTGGATTTCTGCGTCTGGGTTGGGGACTTTCTATTGCTACCATCGGCATTGACTTTGCACTTTGACCTTACCAGCTAATTTTGCTACACAGCTGACCAATGAAACTTATTGTTGGACTAGGTAACCCTGAGCCACGCTACGACGGCACACGCCACAACATTGGATTTGCCATTCTCGACGCACTTGCAAAAGAACTCGGTGTTGTATTCCATGCTGGCAAGGGCGAATTCCTTTACGCTAAAGCAGTGTATCGTAGTGTAGATGTGCTACTTCAAAAACCGCTGACCTACATGAATCTCTCTGGCAGAGCCGTGCACGATCTCATGCACTTCTACAAAGTTAGTATCCGTGATGTGCTCGTCGTCTGCGATGATTTGAACTTGCCGCTTGGCACAATTCGCTTGCGTGCCAAAGGCTCGGATGGTGGGCAGAACGGTTTGAAGAATATCATTGCCGAACTTGGGCGCAGCGATTTTGCACGCTTGCGCTTCGGAATCGGCAGTCCACCCTACAAAGGTGATGCCGCAAACTATGTGCTCTCCAGATTTCTTCCTGCTGAGCAGCCGATTGTAGACACTGCAATTGCATACAGCGTCAGAGCCTGCTTATCATTTTTGGAGCACGGTATTGAACTTACTATGACGCGCTTCAACCGCAGAGATAGCACAACTCCTGCAAGAAACTCTCCTCAAGACACAGATACGGAAAAGCGCAGCACATCATCACAGATGCCATAGTTCTGCTGCAACAGTGCACGGTATTGCTGCGGGGTCATTCCCAGATATTTCTTGAAGGTTCGAATGAAATAACTCACACTGCTAAATCCTACTTGATAGCACACATCGGCAAGCGTGCAGTAGCCTTGCATCATTAATTGTGTTGCACGCTTGATGCGCTCGAGGTTGATAAAGGTCACGGGCGACAGACCTGTCGCACGTTTAAAAGCACGGAAAAAATTGGCACGACTCATATGACAGTGCTTACAAAGCAGGCTTATTGTCAATGGCTCGCTGAGATGTGTGCGTATGTAGTCTATTGCACGTGAAAGTTGAGGTGAAAAATTTTAGACTCGGATACTTTAGATTCAGATACGAGAGCAGCATCGGGTTACCGCTCGTTGACCGTGGTGTTCTTCTCTGCATACTTCTTACTCCTTACTCCTTGCTAAGTTGGAAAGTGTTAGAAGCTAGGAAAAGGTTGTGTGAGATAGAAAAAACAAAAAAACCTTTCAAAAAAAACGTCGATTTGTCCCTCCCAGTCGTTTAGGACGATTTAAAATTGAGACGATTGTGCAATGCTTTATTCAACAGTATTCTAATATTATTCGCAACATTTCTTTTGGTCGCGTAATTTCCAATAACCTAACTCAGTTCAACTATGACAATGCTTGTCGAAGAAGCGGTCAAGGCTTCCAAGATTCATCCGAAGCCAAAGTTCAAAGAGCAATACGAAAACTTTATCGGTGGCAAATGGACACCGCCTGTCAAAGGTCAGTACTTTGAAAACTTCTCGCCTGTTGATGGCTCATTCATTTCGCGTGTAGCACGCTCTACGAAAGAAGACATCGATCTTGCACTCGACGCCGCACACAAAGCCTTCCCGAAATGGTCG
It encodes:
- a CDS encoding polyphenol oxidoreductase, with protein sequence MIHLTWVCRLGISKSVCCAIEKFFYAALDIPPARVALAHQTHSDHILRVDEPGRYSDFDALMTNRRNLFIAISVADCTPILIYDRTHKAVAAVHSGWRGTAQHILYKTLLAMQEAFGTTAKDCYAYIGACISADVYAVDADVARHFEPVFTVYDSAARKFFLDLKAANLHQLHQFGLCDEQIEVSPHCTYREREHFFSYRRAVHETNGKTGRMQALIGLR
- a CDS encoding aminoacyl-tRNA hydrolase, with the translated sequence MKLIVGLGNPEPRYDGTRHNIGFAILDALAKELGVVFHAGKGEFLYAKAVYRSVDVLLQKPLTYMNLSGRAVHDLMHFYKVSIRDVLVVCDDLNLPLGTIRLRAKGSDGGQNGLKNIIAELGRSDFARLRFGIGSPPYKGDAANYVLSRFLPAEQPIVDTAIAYSVRACLSFLEHGIELTMTRFNRRDSTTPARNSPQDTDTEKRSTSSQMP
- a CDS encoding nucleotidyltransferase, translating into MPEVKEVKTEPAIRKAIIMAGGFGTRLRPLTINVPKPLVPMMQKPMMHHIVNLLKAHGVKEITSLLYFQPDAIRNYFGDGRKFGFKMNYIQSDADYGTAGSVRNAYEFIDERFIVISGDVLTDFDLSKALDFHIKRGAKATMILTRVKNPLAFGVVITEKDGRVSRFLEKPSWGEVFSDTINTGIYIMEREVMDLIPYREEYDFSKDLFPRMLRENLGLYGYIADGYWRDVGTLPEYQEAHLDCLHGRVNIDFYEGYEKITSGIYAHKTAKFDPETVKLSGSVLIGKGVKLGRGVSLHNSVIGDNVSIGDGSTLNKTVVWNDTTIGKHTNIHLAVICSGAKIGDDVRIEEQVFIADRCIIGDGATIKSSIKIWPEKEIEAGAILTQSLIWESKWSRELFTASRITGLANIEISPEFAAKVGAAFGTILPEGSTVSVSRDVDNVSRMVNRALISGLLSAGISVNDLQATPIPITRHRLKNSTEFGGVHVRKSPFDKKLCDLIFFDKGGRDLPPAKTKSIERNFFGEDYRRAAYEKVGTLNFPERALESYTDSFLKCIDVEAIKKARLRVAIDYSYGAAAALFPSIVGNLGVDIISLNAFLDPSKFTRTAEEFFAAAERLSEVVVSLGYDIGFMLDGGAERIHVSDEKGNFLEHQRLLTLITYLYLEVYPETKKIAVPITASMEVDDICRERNVQVVRTGDSHSELMRAVAADPEIGFVGGTKGGFIFPKFLFAVDGMFSAAKIMELIVKSKTRIGELSARMPERYFLVKRNVACPKDLKGKVMRKIMEDTAEHYRVLIDGVKIIYDNETSLLLLPDRERDIFHVNAESRTKSRATRLVSEYEKKLNEWIAE
- a CDS encoding aldehyde dehydrogenase (catalyzes the oxidation of acetaldehyde, benzaldehyde, propionaldehyde and other aldehydes) translates to MLVEEAVKASKIHPKPKFKEQYENFIGGKWTPPVKGQYFENFSPVDGSFISRVARSTKEDIDLALDAAHKAFPKWS